A segment of the Acidimicrobiales bacterium genome:
TGCGGCGGGTCAGGTCGGCGGCTTCGTCCATCCGCCTCACCACCCACCGCGGCACCCTCCAGTCGCGGCGCCCGATGAACCGGATCTTCACCCCCATCTTGTGCAGCTCGTCCCGGCGGCGGGTGAGCAGCTGATCGGCAATGACGTTGATCAGAAAACGGACTTCGTCCTGAGGCCGTTTCCAGTTCTCGGTCGAGAAGGCGTAAACGGTGAAGAAGTCGATACCCAGCTCCAGCGCCCCGCACGTCGCGTCGAACAGCGCGTCCTCGCCGGCGCGGTGGCCCTCCGTCCTTGGGAGCCCCCGTTTGGTCGCCCACCGTCCGTTCCCGTCCATCACGCACGCCACGTGGCGCGGGATCCGGTTGGGATCGAGGCCGTCGAGCTCCACGAATTGAACGGTAGTGGCTGCCGCCCCGGTCGCCGCTGTCCACTGCTCGGACACCTCTCGGGCGAGCGCTCGGACACCTCTCGGGCGAGCGCTCGGGCTCCGCTCGGGCGAGCGCCCGAGCGGCCCTCTGGTCGCCGCTGGGTAGAAAAAGGGAACCAGGGTTGACTTTCTCTACCCAGGACCGCCCAGTCCAGCCAAATTCACCCAGGCCCGTGCTCACGTATCGCCGGCGGCCACCGGACATTCGAGCCTCACGACTCAGGGGAGGAGCGGGGCGACCTCGCGGGCGATCAGCCGGATGTGGTCGAGATCGGTCAGGTCGATGATCTGCAGGTAGAGGGTCTCGGCGCCGGCGACGATCCACTCGCTGAGGCGGTCGGCGACCTCGTCAGGTTTACCGCAGGCGCCGAAAGCCCTGATGGCCTCAACCGGCTGGCCGATCCGATCGGCCCTCAGGGCGATTTCGGCGTCGTCGACACCGCAGCACACAGTGACCGCCGCGCTGAACCTCAGCGTGTCGGGGTCACGGCCCTCGGCCTCGCACGCCTCGTCAACCCGGCCGTACTGGGCCTCTGCGTCACGGGGCTGGAGGAACGGGGAGTTGAATTCGTCGGCGAACCGGGCCGCGAGCCGGGGGGTTCGGGCCGGTCCTGCCCCGCCGAGGATCAGGGGAGGCTTCGGGGTCTGGACGGGCTTCGGAAGGGCTGGGCTGTCTTGGAGGGAATAGTGCTTGCCGGAGAACTCGTACCTGGTTCCAGGCGGTGTTTGCCAGAGGCCTGTCAAGATCTCGAGCTGCTCCTCCAGGCGCTCGAAACGCTCCCCAGTGGGCGGAAACGGGATCCCGTATGCCCGGTGCTCCGCGTCGAACCATCCCGCTCCAAGCCCCAGCTCGACACGGCCCTGGCTCATGGCGTCGACCTGAGCCACGTATATCGCGAGGGGACCGGGGTGCCTAAAAGTCGCCGAAGTGACCAGCGTCCCGAGCCTCATCTTGGAGGTCTCACGCGCCAGGCCGGCGAGGGTCACCCAGGAGTCGGTCGGGCCCGGCTCGCCATTGCCTGGGGCCATGGTCAGGTAGTGGTCGGAACGGAAGAAAGCGTCAAATCCCTCTTCCTCTGTTGTCCTGGCTGCGGCCAGCTGGTCGTCGTAGGTGAAGCCGAACTGGGGCTCGGTGAAGATCCGGAGTCTCACATGGGCAATGTCTACCTGACCCGGGTTACCCACGCTCGGGAGGAGGGCGGGGCCGTACACGTGTCGTGGGGCCCCGTCCGGGCCAATGTGTCACGGCCGGGCATGGGGTTGGGGTCCCCATGCTCCGGAGGAGGACGGGTTGGGGCCCCGTCCGGGCCAATGTGACCGCATAGCCTGGCTGGGTGCCCGACCCGGAAGTAAACGCCGCACTGGACAAGGCGACCGGGTCGTTGGCGGAACACGAGGACCGCCCATCGCAGAAGACGATGGCCGAGGCGGTCGCCAACGCCATCCAGGAGCGCCGGCACCTGGTTGTGCAGGCCGGCACCGGGACCGGAAAGAGCCTCGCCTATCTCGTTCCGGTGCTCGTTCTCGGGCAGAGGGCGGTCGTGTCCACCGCCACCAAAGCTCTGCAGGACCAGCTCGCCAAACGGGATCTGCCGCAGCTGGCCGCGTCGCTCGGTTCGAAAGTGGTGTTCGCGGTTCTCAAGGGGCGCTCGAACTACATCTGCGCACAGCGGGTAGCCGAGATATCCGGCGGCGACGAGCAGCTCGTGATGGACGCCGCGTCAAGCGGGACGGACGCCTCGGCGACCGCCGGCCCACAGCTCGGACCGTTGGGCCGTGAGATCCGCCGCCTCGTGTCTTGGTCTGAAGAGACCGTCACTGGAGACCGAGCCGACCTCAAGTGGGAACCGTCGCCGTTCGCTTGGGCCCAAGTGAGCGTTTCAGCGCGCGACTGCCCCGGGGCTGCGCGCTGCCCGTCCGGCGACAAATGCTTCGCCGAAGCCGCGCGCGAGGAAGCCTCCCACGCGGACGTCGTGATCGTGAACACGCACCTGTATGCGACGTCACTTGCCATCGGCGGGGAACTTCTTCCTCCCCACGACGTGGTCGTGTTCGACGAAGCCCACGAACTGGAAGACATCGCCTCGGCGTCGTTCGGCTTCGAGATCGGTGCGGGACGCTTTCAGGCACTGGCGCGTGCAACCCGTCCCATACTCGGCGACCAATCACAGGCGATTGCGGTCGAAGAAGCCGGGCTTTTGCTGACAGAAGCCCTCGTTGGTCATCGGGGATCCTCGCTGCCGCGCCCCCTGGAGGACTCCACGCTCGAACGTCTTGTCGTCGCGCGGGAGCGGGTGAACCGGTTGCTGGCCGAAATCCGAAAAGCGGTTCGTGCATCGTCAGACCGCGTATCCGGTGCTGACGCCGGCGTCCGCGCCAGGCACTTGAGGGCTCAGCAGGCCGCCAGCCACCTCGAACGGGACCTCGCCGAGGTAATCGATTTGCCGGAGAGCGAGGTTGCCTGGGTCGAAGGCCCCGAGCACGCGCCGATTCTCAAGGTCGCCCCCCTCGATGTCGGCGCTGAGATGGCCGAACGCCTTTGGAACCGAGGGGACGCCCCCACGGCGGTTCTCACCAGTGCCACCATCCCGCCGAGACTTTCCGAGCGTCTCGGACTTAGGGACGGATCCTTCGATCAGCTCGACGTCGGGAGTCCGTACACATACGACGAGCAGGCGCTTCTCTATTGCCCGCTTCATCTTCCCGACCCTCGTGACCCCGGGTATGAAGCGGCGATGCACCAGGAGCTGCTGGCTGTTATCGAGGCGGCGGAAGGACGAACCCTGGCTCTGTTCACCAGCTGGCGTGCGATGAACGCAGCGGCGGATGCACTGCGCTCCCGGATCGGATGGAGCGTGCTGACCCAGTCGGACTTGCCGAAGCCGGCGCTGGTGGAACGTTTCACCACGGACGAGCACTCGTGCCTGTTCGCCACAATGGGCTTCTGGCAGGGCGTCGATGTTCCCGGTTCGGCGCTATCAGTGGTGACAATCGACCGGCTGCCCTTCCCGAGGCCGGACGATCCGCTGCTCCAAGCGAGACGCGCAAGGCTTGGCCGCGAAGCGTTCGGCCTGATCGATGTCCCACGCGCGGCCACCATGCTGGCTCAAGGTGTCGGAAGGCTCATCCGGACCCGCAAGGACCGAGGTGTTGTAGCCGTCTTCGACACTAGGCTGGGTAAGGCGTCATACCGCTGGGCGCTGGTCAACGCGCTGCCTCCGATGCGACGAACCCGTTACCGCGAGGAAGTCGTGGAGTTCCTGGCTCCGTTGAACGCGCCCGTCACGAAGCCGCTCGGCGCCGTGCCTCAGCAACCAGCCGAGGCGTCATCTCAGTAACCGAGACGCTCCAGAGCCTTCGGTCGGCTCTGCCAGTTCTTGTCGACCTTCACGAACAACTCCAGATAAGCCCCTTCGG
Coding sequences within it:
- the uppS gene encoding polyprenyl diphosphate synthase codes for the protein MELDGLDPNRIPRHVACVMDGNGRWATKRGLPRTEGHRAGEDALFDATCGALELGIDFFTVYAFSTENWKRPQDEVRFLINVIADQLLTRRRDELHKMGVKIRFIGRRDWRVPRWVVRRMDEAADLTRRNRAMTLTVAFNYGGRAELVDAVKAIVESGVAPSKVDERTIHRHLYAPDIPDPDLVIRTSGEYRVSNFLLWELAYSELVFTDVLWPDFRREHLTEAVREFQARDRRYGTTADRRDDGVPG
- a CDS encoding LLM class F420-dependent oxidoreductase, producing the protein MRLRIFTEPQFGFTYDDQLAAARTTEEEGFDAFFRSDHYLTMAPGNGEPGPTDSWVTLAGLARETSKMRLGTLVTSATFRHPGPLAIYVAQVDAMSQGRVELGLGAGWFDAEHRAYGIPFPPTGERFERLEEQLEILTGLWQTPPGTRYEFSGKHYSLQDSPALPKPVQTPKPPLILGGAGPARTPRLAARFADEFNSPFLQPRDAEAQYGRVDEACEAEGRDPDTLRFSAAVTVCCGVDDAEIALRADRIGQPVEAIRAFGACGKPDEVADRLSEWIVAGAETLYLQIIDLTDLDHIRLIAREVAPLLP
- a CDS encoding ATP-dependent DNA helicase, giving the protein MPDPEVNAALDKATGSLAEHEDRPSQKTMAEAVANAIQERRHLVVQAGTGTGKSLAYLVPVLVLGQRAVVSTATKALQDQLAKRDLPQLAASLGSKVVFAVLKGRSNYICAQRVAEISGGDEQLVMDAASSGTDASATAGPQLGPLGREIRRLVSWSEETVTGDRADLKWEPSPFAWAQVSVSARDCPGAARCPSGDKCFAEAAREEASHADVVIVNTHLYATSLAIGGELLPPHDVVVFDEAHELEDIASASFGFEIGAGRFQALARATRPILGDQSQAIAVEEAGLLLTEALVGHRGSSLPRPLEDSTLERLVVARERVNRLLAEIRKAVRASSDRVSGADAGVRARHLRAQQAASHLERDLAEVIDLPESEVAWVEGPEHAPILKVAPLDVGAEMAERLWNRGDAPTAVLTSATIPPRLSERLGLRDGSFDQLDVGSPYTYDEQALLYCPLHLPDPRDPGYEAAMHQELLAVIEAAEGRTLALFTSWRAMNAAADALRSRIGWSVLTQSDLPKPALVERFTTDEHSCLFATMGFWQGVDVPGSALSVVTIDRLPFPRPDDPLLQARRARLGREAFGLIDVPRAATMLAQGVGRLIRTRKDRGVVAVFDTRLGKASYRWALVNALPPMRRTRYREEVVEFLAPLNAPVTKPLGAVPQQPAEASSQ